One genomic region from Oncorhynchus clarkii lewisi isolate Uvic-CL-2024 chromosome 21, UVic_Ocla_1.0, whole genome shotgun sequence encodes:
- the LOC139378976 gene encoding arf-GAP with coiled-coil, ANK repeat and PH domain-containing protein 1-like, producing MTVKLDFEECLKDSPRFRAAIEVVEGDVCELETRLEKLVKQCHSMLEAGRAYCQTSKSFVTGLKELGHHCSGDNMMGECLEKFSKKLAVILEAQGEVIESTQKSVKLKLLSFVKEDVRRFKDVRKEFERGSESLEAALGRNAQAPRGKQHEVEEVSHALLNARKTFRSGALDYVLQINVIEAKKKTDILMAMVSMMDAQSQFFQQGHQSLSELDDYRRTLSEEHTQLVLNSAREKRDMEQRHEAIKKKDVSYDNSLMDFCADAANGIAMEGYLYKRASNAFKTWSRRWFSIQKNQLVYQKKFKDQPTVVIEDLRLCTVKVCVDNERRFCFEVVSPSKSCLLQADSERQQQGWISAVQNSIASAFQERREDPHCPREHCSSVSGGSPGGGWLCGEQEKTGGREALEEVQAIPGNMQCCDCGEPGPDWASINLGITLCIVCSGIHRSLGVHFSKVRSLTLDSWEPELVRLMCELGNTAINRIYEGRIDEITIKKPHPSSPRGDKESWIRSKYVEKKFIQKLPETGRKAPLRRSSARRNRANTQERPAGSRPPLKPKPTRATLPRLAGLNQSDLVQENNTAIHKDDEDDEEEDLSGLHPGALLYRSAALQHFPVMADALAHGADVNWVNTAEESSTPLLQAVTANSLAACEFLLQNGANVNTADSNRRGPLHHATILGHTGLVCLFLKRGADYNARDNNQKDPITIAVETANADIVTLLRIAKMNKEMREMDGAFGQSGDETYQDIFRDFSHMASNNPEKLKRRSTDFKT from the exons ATGACTGTCAAACTGGATTTTGAAGAGTGTCTCAAAGACTCCCCCCGATTCAG GGCCGCCATTGAAGTGGTGGAAGGAGATGTCTGTGAATTGGAAACGCGATTAGAGAAG ctGGTGAAGCAGTGCCACTCCATGCTAGAGGCTGGCAGGGCCTACTGTCAGACCAGCAAGAGCTTTGTCACAGGGCTCAAAGAGCTGGGCCACCACTGTTCTGGGGACAACATGATGGGG GAGTGTTTGGAGAAATTCTCCAAGAAGCTGGCAGTGATTCTGGAAGCTCAGGGG GAAGTGATTGAAAGCACACAGAAGTCGGTGAAGTTGAAGTTGCTTAGTTttgtgaaaga GGACGTGCGTCGGTTCAAGGATGTGCGTAAGGAGTTTGAGCGGGGTAGTGAAAGTCTGGAGGCAGCATTGGGGAGGAACGCTCAGGCCCCCCGGGGAAAACAGCACGAGGTAGAAGAGGTCAGCCATGCCCTCCTCAACGCCCGCAAGACCTTCCGCTCCGGAGCCCTCGACTACGTACTGCAG ATCAATGTCATCGAGGCCAAGAAGAAGACCGACATCCTGATGGCG ATGGTGTCTATGATGGATGCCCAGTCCCAGTTCTTCCAGCAAGGTCACCAGTCCCTCTCGGAGCTGGACGACTACCGCCGCACCCTGAGTGAAGAG CACACTCAACTAGTGTTGAATTCCGCcagggagaagagagacatgGAACAGAGACACGAGGCCATTAAGAAAAAG GATGTGTCCTATGATAACTCCTTAATGGATTTCTGTGCTGATGCCGCCAACGGTATCGCCATGGAGGGCTACCTGTATAAGAGAGCTAGCAATGCCTTCAAGACTTGGAGCAG GCGCTGGTTCTCCATTCAGAAAAATCAACTGGTCTATCAGAAGAAATTCAAG GATCAGCCCACAGTAGTGATTGAGGATCTGCGTCTTTGTACAGTGAAGGTCTGCGTTGACAACGAGAGACGATTCTGCTTCGAGGTGGTCTCTCCATCCAA gagctgtCTGTTACAGGCAGACTCCGAGCGCCAGCAGCAGGGCTGGATCAGTGCTGTCCAGAACAGCATTGCTTCAGCCTTCCAGGAACGCAGAGAAGACCCACACTGTCCC AGGGAGCATTGCAGCTCTGTGTCGGGAGGCAGCCCAGGAGGAGGATGGCTGTGTGGGGAGCAGGAGAAGACGGGGGGCCGCGAGGCTCTGGAGGAGGTCCAGGCCATCCCGGGGAACATGCAGTGCTGCGACTGTGGAGAGCCCGGTCCAGACTGGGCCTCTATCAACCTAGGGATCACCCTCTGCATCGTCTGCTCGGggatacacag GAGTCTAGGTGTCCATTTCTCCAAAGTACGCTCCCTCACCCTGGACTCCTGGGAACCAGAGCTGGTCCGG TTGATGTGTGAGTTGGGAAACACAGCCATCAACAGGATCTACGAGGGGCGAATTGATGAGATCACCATCAAGAAACCCCACCCGTCCAGTCCAAG GGGTGATAAGGAGTCGTGGATTCGTTCTAAGTACGTGGAGAAGAAGTTCATCCAGAAGCTCCCGGAGACAGGACGTAAAGCTCCCCTGCGGCGCTCCAGCGCCCGGAGGAACAGGGCTAACACCCAGGAGAGGCCAGCTGGGTCACGACCCCCACTCAAACCCAAACCCACCCGGGCCACCCTGCCACGACTCGCAG ggcTCAATCAGAGTGACCTTGTCCAAGAGAACAACACGGCCATTCAcaaag ATGATGAAGATGACGAAGAGGAGGACCTGTCTGGTCTTCATCCCGGGGCGTTGTTGTATCGGTCTGCAGCGCTACAGCATTTCCCTGTCATGGCCGACGCCCTGGCCCACGGAGCTGACGTCAACTGGGTCAACACAGCCGAGGAGTCCAGCACCCCACTCCTACAggccgtcaccgca AACTCCTTGGCAGCGTGTGAGTTCCTGCTACAGAACGGTGCCAATGTCAACACAGCAGACAGCAACAGGAGAGGACCTCTACACCACGCCACTATACTGGGACACACTGG GCTTGTGTGTCTGTTCCTGAAGCGAGGGGCGGACTACAACGCCAGAGACAACAACCAGAAAGACCCCATTACTATCGCCGTGGAGACAGCCAACGCTGACATTGTCACCCT GCTGCGAATTGCCAAGATGAACAAGGAGATGCGGGAGATGGATGGAGCCTTTGGCCAATCAG GTGATGAAACGTACCAGGACATCTTCAGGGACTTCTCTCACATGGCTTCTAACAACCCGGAGAAACTCAAACGCCGCAG